ATGGCCTCGAGGTTCTCCACCGCCTCGGGCTTCTCCAGCTTGGCGATCACCGGGACGCTGATGTCCTCCTGGCGCATGATGTCGCGCACCAGCTCGACGTCGTCCGGCGAGCGGACGAAGGACAGGGCGACGAAGTCGACCGACAGGTGCAGGGCGAAGCGGAGGTCCTCCTCGTCCTTCTCCGACAGCGCCGGGACGCTCACGGCCACGCCGGGCAGGGACAGGCCCTTGTTGTTGGAGACCTGCCCGCCCTCGACGACCAGGCACCACACGTCGGGGCCGTCGACGGAGACCACCGACAGCGCCAGCTTGCCGTCGTCGACCAGGAGGCGGTCGCCGACCCGGGCGTCGGCGGCCAGGCCCTTGTAGGTCGTCGAGACGCGCTCGGCGGTGCCCGGGACGTCGTCGACGGTGATGCAGACCCGGCTGCCGGTGACCCAGGTGACCGGCCCGTCGGTGAACGTGCCGAGGCGGATCTTCGGGCCCTGCAGGTCGGCCAGGACGGCGACGGCGTGACCGGTCGTGTCGGAGGCCTGGCGCACCTTGAGGTAGGCGGACTCGTGGTCGGCGTGCGAGCCGTGGCTGAAGTTGAGCCGGGCGACGTCCATCCCCGACTCGACGAGGGCGGTGATCTGCTCCAGGGAGCTCGTGGCCGGACCCAGTGTGCAGACGATCTTCGCGCGGCGGCTCATGCCGTAGACGCTAGTAGAAGGCCCCTGCTGACCCCCCACCACTCGCGGGCTCACGGCGGGTCACTGCCGACGGGCCGTCGGGAACGGGCAGGAGCCGGGTCCCGCGGTGTCGCGGGACCCGGCTCCTCGACCCGGGACGGGGTCCTCCGTCAGCGGAGGGCGACCGCCGTGGGGGTCACCGGCCGCGGCAGCATGGAGCTGCCGGTGAGGAACGCGTCGACGGCGCCGGCGGCGGCGCGGCCCTCGGCGATCGCCCACACGATGAGCGACTGGCCGCGGCCGACGTCCCCGGCGACGAAGACGCCGGGGACGCTGGCCATGAACTCCGCGTCGCGGGCGACGTTGCCGCGGGCGTCCACCTCCAGCCCGAGCGCCTCCACGAGGCCCTCGCGCTGGGCGCCGGTGAAGCCCATGGCCAGCAGCACCAGCTGGGCCGGCAGCTCGCGCTCGGTGCCCTCGATCTTCTGGAAGCGGCCGTCGACCCGCTCGACCTCGTGGATGACCAGGGCGCGCACGCGGCCCTCGTCGTCGCCGAGGAAGCGCTCGGTGTTGACCGAGTACAGCCGCTCGCCGCCCTCCTCGTGGGCCGAGGAGATCCGCATGATCATCGGGTAGGTGGGCCAGGGGTTGCCCTCGGACCGCTCGTCCGGCGGCGCCGGCATGATCTCCAGCTGGGTCACCGAGCGGGCGCCCTGCCGGTGCGAGGTGCCCAGGCAGTCCGCGCCGGTGTCACCGCCGCCGATGATGACGACGTCCTTGCCCTTCGCCGAGATCGGCGGGTCGTCCAGCTCGCCGAGCGCCTGGCGGTTGCCGAAGGGCAGGAACTCCATGGCCAGGTGGATGCCGGCGAACTCGCGGCCGGGCGCGGGCAGGTCGCGGCCCACGGTGGCGCCGGCGGCCAGCACGACGGCGTCGAACTCGGCGCGCAGCTGCTCGGTGGACAGGTCGGCCTCGCCGCTGCCCCCGACCTCGACGCCGGTGACGAAGCGGGTGCCCTCGGCGCGCATCTGGTCCAGCCGCCGGTCGAGGACGGCCTTCTCCATCTTGAACTCGGGGATGCCGTAGCGCAGCAGCCCGCCGACCCGGTCCGAGCGCTCGTAGACGGTGACGTCGTGGCCGGCGCGGGTCAGCTGCTGGGCGGCGGCCAGCCCGGCCGGGCCCGACCCGACGACGGCGACCTTCTTGCCGGTGCGCTCGGCCGGTGTCTGCGGCTGGACGTGGCCCCGCTCGAAGGCCTGGTCGATGATCTCCCACTCGATCTGCTTGATCGTGACCGGCGAGTCCTGCAGGTTCAGCACGCAGGCGCCCTCGCAGGGGGCCGGGCACAGCTTCCCGGTGAACTCCGGGAAGTTGTTGGTCGCGTGCAGCCGCTCGATGGCGTCGCGCCAGTCGTCGCGGCGGGCGAGGTCGTTCCACTCCGGGATCAGGTTGCCCAGCGGGCACCCGTGGTGGCAGAACGGGATGCCGCAGTCCATGCACCGGGCGGCCTGCTGGCGCAGCGCCGTGACCGGGTAGACGGCGTCCTCACCGCTGTCGCGGGTGAGGTAGACGTCCTTCCAGTCCAGGATCCGGACGTCGACCGGCCGCCGCGGCGGCATGGCCCGCTCGTACTTCAGGAACCCCGTGGAGTCAGCCACGTGCGGCCTCCGTCGTCTCGTCGTGAGGTGCGCTGCAGGGTCGGGGGCGCGGGTCAGCCACGAGCCGCCTCCATGACCGCGCGGTCCACGTCCGTGCCGGCGGCCTCGGCGGCGCGCCGGGCCTCCAGGGCGCGACGGTAGTCGCGCGGCATGATCACGCTGAACTGCTCGGACCAGCGGCCCCAGTCGGCCAGCAGCGCCGCGGCCACGGTCGACTCGGTCTCGGCCTGGTACCGGACGAGGACCTCCCGCAGCCACTGCGCGGACTCGACGTCCAGCGGCTCGACGTCGACCATCTCGGCGTTGACGCGGTGTCGGGCCAGGTCGAGGACGTAGCCGATGCCGCCGGACATGCCGGCCGCGATGTTCCGGCCGGTCCGGCCGAGGATCACCGCGCGGCCGCCGGTCATGTACTCCAGGGCGTGGTCGCCCACGCCCTCGACGACGGCCACCGCGCCGGAGTTGCGGACGCAGAACCGCTCGCCGACCCGCCCGCGCAGGAAGATCTCCCCGCCGGTGGCGCCGTAGCCGATGACGTTGCCGGCGATGACGTTGTCCTCGGCGGCGAAGCTCGCCTCCCGCGCCGGCCGGACGACGATCCGCCCGCCGGAGAGGCCCTTGCCGACGTAGTCGTTGGCGTCCCCGAGCAGCCGCATGGTGATCCCACGGGGCACGAAGGCGCCGAAGGACTGGCCGGCCGACCCGGTGAAGGTCAAGTCGATCGTGCCGTCGGGCAGGCCCTCGCCACCGAAGCGGCGGGTGACCATCGAGCCGAGCATCGTGCCGACGGTGCGGTTGACGTTGCGCACCGGCAGCTCGAGGGTCACCGGCCGCGCGTCGAGCAGCGCGCCCTCGCACAGCTGGACCAGCGTCTGGTCCAGCGCGGCGTCGAGGCCGTGGTCCTGGGTGCGGACCGCCCGCCGCGGAGCACCCTCGGGGAGCTCGGGCAGGGCGAGCATCCTCGACAGGTCCAGGCCGCGGGCCTTCCAGTGGTCGACCGCCTGGCGGGTGTCGAGCAGCTCGACGTGGCCGACGGCCTCCTCGACGCTGCGGAAGCCCAGCTCGGCGAGGTACTGGCGGACCTGCTCGGCGAGGAACTCGAAGAACGTCACCACGAACTCGGGCCGGCCGGTGAACCGCTTGCGCAGCTCCGGGTTCTGGGTGGCCACGCCGACCGGGCAGGTGTCGAGGTGGCAGACCCGCATCATGATGCAGCCCGACACGACCAGCGGGGCGGTGGCGAAGCCGTACTCCTCGGCGCCGAGCAGCATCGCGACGACCACGTCGCGGCCGGTCTTCATCTGGCCGTCGACCTGCACCACGATCCGGTCGCGCAGGCCGTTGGCCAGCAGCGTCTGCTGCGTCTCGGCCAGGCCCAGCTCCCACGGCGAGCCGGCGTGCTTGAGCGAGGTCAGCGGGGCGGCACCGGTGCCGCCGTCGTGCCCGGAGATCAGCACGACGTCGGCGTGCGCCTTGCTGACGCCGGCCGCGACCGTCCCGACCCCGACCTCGGCGACCAGCTTGACGTTGACCCTTGCTGCGTCGTTGGCGTTCTTCAGGTCGTGGATGAGCTGCTTGAGGTCCTCGATCGAGTAGATGTCGTGGTGCGGCGGCGGGCTGATCAGGCCGACGCCGGGCGTCGAGTGCCGGGTGCGGGCCACCCACGGGTAGACCTTGCCGCCGGGCAGCTGGCCGCCCTCCCCGGGCTTGGCGCCCTGCGCCATCTTGATCTGGATGTCGTCGGCGTTGACCAGGTACTCGCTGGTGACGCCGAAGCGGCCGCTGGCCACCTGCTTGATCGCCGAGCGGCGCAGGTCGCCGTTGGGGTCGGGCACGAACCGGTCGGGGTCCTCGCCGCCCTCGCCGGTGTTGGACCGGCCGCCGAGCCGGTTCATGCCGATGGCGAGGGTCTCGTGCGCCTCCTGCGAGATGGAGCCGTAGCTCATCGCGCCGGTCTGGAACCGCTTGACGATCTCGCTGACCGGCTCGACCTCCTCGATCGGCACCGGCGGGCGCACGCCCTTCCTGACGGTGAACAGGCCGCGCAGGGTGGCCGCGTCCTCCGACAGCTGGTCGACCGTCTGCGTGTACCGCTCGAAGACCTCGTACTGCCGCGAGCGGGTGGAGTGCTGGAGGAGGAACACCGTCTCGGGGTTGAACAGGTGCACCTCGCCCTCGCGGCGCCACTGGTACTCGCCACCGGTCTCCAGCCGGCGGTGCGCGCGCTCGGTCGGGTTCTCCGGGTAGGCGCGCCGGTGCCGCATGGCGACCTCCTCGGCGAGCACGTCCACGCCCACGCCGCCCAGCGGGCAGGAGGTGCCGGTGAAGTACTCGTCGACGACCTCCTGGGAGAGGCCGACCGCCTCGAAGATCTGCGCCATCGTGTACGAGCCGACGGTGCTGATGCCCATCTTGCTCATGACCTTGAGGACGCCCTTGCCGAGCGCCTTGACCACGTTGCGCACGGCCTGCGCCGGCTCGACGCCGGTGAGGACGCCGTCGCGGATCAGGTCCTCGATCGACTCGAAGGCGAGGTAGGGGTTGACCGCGGCCGCGCCGTAGCCGAGCAGCAGCGCGACGTGGTGCACCTCCCGGCAGTCGCCGGACTCGACGACGAGGCCGACCTCCATGCGGGTGCGCTCGCGCACCAGGTGGTGGTGGACCGCGGCGGTCATCAGCAGCGAGGGGATGGGCGCGCGCCGCTCGTCGCAGTCGCGGTCGGAGAGCACGATGACCCGGGCACCGGCCGCGATGGCCTTGCTGACCTTGGTCCGCAGCTCCTCGACGGCCTGCACGAGCGCCGGCCCGCCGCCGGTGACGTCGAAGTGGCCGGTGATCCGGACGGCGGCGAAGCCGGGCAGGTCGCCGTCGTCGTCGATGTGCAGGATCTTGGCCAGCTCGTCGTTGTCGAGGACCGGGTAGGGCAGGAACACCTGGCGGCAGGACGCCGGGGTGGCCGAGAGCAGGTTCTGCTCCGGGCCGAAGGTGCGGCCCAGGCTGGTCACCAGCTCCTCGCGGATGGCGTCCAGCGGCGGGTTGGTCACCTGGGCGAACAGCTGCCCGAAGTAGTCGTAGAGCTGCCGGGAGCGGTCCGACAGCGCCGCGATCGGGGTGTCGGTGCCCATGGAGCCGATCGGCTCGGCCCCGCTGGAGGCCATCGGCGTGAGCAGGACGCGCAGGTCCTCCTCGGTGTAGCCGAACAGCATCTGCCGGCGGACGACGGACTCGTGGCTGGGCCGCGCGCGGCGCCGCTCGGGAAGCTGCGGCAGGTGCACCAGGCCCGCGTGCAGCCAGTCGTCGTAGGGGTGCTCGCCGGCGAGGGCGCCCTTGACCTCCTCGTCGGAGACGATCTGCCCGGAGGTGGTGTCGACGAGGAACATCCGACCCGGCTGCAGCCGGCCCTTGGCGACGACGTCGCCGGCCGGGATGTCGAGCACGCCGGCCTCGCTGGCCAGGACGACCAGGTCGTCCTTCGTCCGCCACCACCGGCCGGGGCGCAGGCCGTTGCGGTCGAGGACGGCGCCGATGACGGTGCCGTCGGTGAAGGCCACGCAGGCCGGCCCGTCCCAGGGCTCCATGATCGAGGCGTGGAACCGGTAGAAGGCCCGCCGGGCCGGGTCCATCTCGTCGTGGTTCTCCCACGCCTCCGGGATCATCATCAGCACCGCGTGCGGCAGCGAGCGGCCGGACAGGTGCAGCAGCTCGAGCACCTCGTCGAAGGTCGCCGAGTCGCTGAAGTCGCTGGCGGTGACCGGGAAGACCCGCTCCAGGCCGAGCTCGCTCGCCGGGCCGGCGGGGCCGTCGAACAGCTCGGTCTCGAGCTTGGCCTCGCGGGCGCGCATCCGGTTGCGGTTGCCCTTGATGGTGTTGATCTCGCCGTTGTGGGCGATGAACCGGAACGGGTGGGCCAGCGGCCAGCTCGGGAAGGTGTTCGTGGAGAACCGGCTGTGCACCAGGGCGATCGCCGACTCGTAGCGCTCGTCGCGCAGGTCGGGGAAGAACGCCGGCAGCTGGTCGGTGGTCAGCATCCCCTTGTAGGTCAGCGTCCGCGACGACAGGGACACGACGTAGAGGGAGCTGCCGGCCTCGCGGGCCTCGCGCTCGGCGCGCTTGCGCAGCACGAAGGAGCGCCGCTCGAGGCGGGTGACGCCGTTGACCACGCGCGGGCCGCCGAACGCGGCGGCGTCGGCGCGGGCGCCCATCGTCTCGGCGACGAACACCTGGGCGAAGTGCGGCATGACCGCGCGGGCGGTGGGCCCGAGGTCGGCGCCGTCGGGGTCGACCGGCACGTCGCGCCAGCCGAGGACGGTCAGGCCCTCCTCGGCGGCGATGCGCGCCACGTCCTCGACGCGGGCGGCGCGCTCGTCCACGTCGACGGGCAGGAACGCGATGCCGACGGAGTACTCGCCCACGGGCGGCAGGTCGAAGTCGACGCTGTCCCGCAGGAGCCCGTCGGGGACCTGGGTGAGGATGCCGGCGCCGTCACCGGAGTTCGGCTCGGCCCCGGCGGCACCGCGGTGGTCGAGGTTGTGCAGCGCGGTCAGGCCCGCGGCGACGATCGTGCGGGAGCGGCGGCCCCGGGCGTCGGCCACGAAGGCCACGCCACAGGCGTCCGAGTCGTTCGCCGGGTCGTAGAGACCGGTGGCGGACGGGACCGCGGAGAACGGCACGGCCGGGGACGTGGCCGCGGAGGCGGCGGCCTGGGGGGCGAGGTCGGGAGACCCGAGCATGACAACTCCCGTCGTCGGCTGCCGCGCCGTCCTCAGGAGGACGGCGCGGGGGCGCTGGGCCCGGCCGGTGGTCAAGGGGGCGGTGCGGCGGCGGTGCGGCGGCGGTGCAGGCGGAGGTGCAGGCGAGGACTGCGGTCGAGCCCGCGACCGGCTGGAGCACGGTGTGCCCGGGCCGACTGGGGTCAGCGGCCCCGCGGGTGGTGCCACGGGGTCGTCGTCCGCGGGGCAGCGCTGGCCCGGTCCGACACGTGCGACCCACCAGGATCACTGGGAGGTCTCACCGGAAGGGTACACAGCCGCGACCCCCGGCTCACCCGCCGAGAGACGGCGCGCGGCGCGTCCCGTCAGGACTGTCCGGGTGCGTCGTGGGAACGGTCACCGGACCGCCGGGCGCCGGGCGCGTCGGTGCTGCCCGGGGCCTCGTCCGCGGTCCCGCCACCGGTCCCGGCGGTGTCGTCGTCGGCACCGTCGCCGGTCCGGTCCCCGGGGTGGATCACCTCTCGCGGCCGGCCGCGCTGCCAGACCAGGTAGGCCACGGCGAGCAGCCCGACGACGGCGGCGGTGACGACGTTGAGCCGGACGCCGAGGACGGTGTTCGCCGGGTCGATGCGCAGCAGCTCGATCCAGAACCGGCCCGCGCAGTACAGCGCCACGTACAGGGCGAACGCGCGGCCGTGGGAGAGCCGGAAGCGCCGGTCGGCCCAGACGACGACGGCCGCGGCGGCGAGGCACCACAGCAGCTCGTAGAGGAAGGTCGGGTGGAACAGCCCGGCCACGACCGGCTGCCCGTCGGCGCCGAGGGCGGCCCGCCCGCCGTCCCACTCGTGGACCCGCAGGGCCCACGGCAGGTCGGTGGGGGAACCGTAGAGCTCGTTGTTGAACCAGTTGCCCAGCCGGCCGATCGCCTGGGCGACCAGCAGGCCGGGGGCGATGGCGTCGCCGAACGCCGGCAGGGGGATGCCGCGGCGGCGGCAGGCGATCCACGCGCCGACGCCACCGAGGGCGATCGCGCCCCAGATGCCCAGGCCGCCCTCCCAGATGGCGAACGCCCGCAGCGGGTCGCCACCCTCGCCGAAGTAGGGCTGCGGCGTGGTGACCACGTGGTAGAGCCGGCCGCCGACGATGCCGGAGGGCACCGCCCAGACGGCGATGTCGAGCACCTCGCCGGGCCGGCCGCCGCGGGCGACCCAGCGCCGCTCGGCGATCCAGCAGGCGGCGACGATGCCGGCGATGATGCACAGCGCGTAGGCCCGGATCGGGAACGGGCCGAGCTCCCAGACGCCTCGGGTGGGGCTGGGGATGGCCGCGAGGGTCACCCCCGCACCCCCGCCCGGCGCACCCCGTCGGCCAGCTCCGCGGAGAGGGCCCGGACCCCCTCCGCGCCGCGCCCGTCGAGCATCTCGCGGACGTAGGCCGAGCCCACGATGACCCCGTCGGCGAAGCCGGCCACCTCGGCGGCCTGGTCGCCGTTGGAGACGCCGAGTCCGACGCAGATCGGCAGGTCCCCGGCCACCGGGCGGGTGCGGGCGACGAGCTCGCCGGCGGCCGTGCTGACGGTGGCCCGCGTGCCCGTGACGCCCATGGTGGAGGCGGCGTAGACGAAGCCCCGGGACGCCGCGACGGTGGCGGCCAGCCGCGCGTCGGTGGACGACGGAGCGATCAGGAAGACCCGGTCGAGGCCGGTGCGGTCGGTCGCGGCCAGCCACGCCCCCGCCTCGTCCGGGATGAGGTCGGGCGTGATCGCCCCCGCTCCCCCGGCGGCGGACAGGTCGTCGGCGAACCGGTCGACGCCGTAGCGCTCAATGGGGTTCCAGTAGCTCATCACCACCGGCACGCCGCCGGCCGCGGCGACCGCACGCACGGCCGGCAGCACGTGGCGCAGTCCGGTGCCCGCCCGGACGGCCACGTCCATGGCCTCCTGGATCACCGGGCCCTCCATGCCGGGGTCGGAGTACGGGACACCGACC
This region of Geodermatophilus bullaregiensis genomic DNA includes:
- the gltB gene encoding glutamate synthase large subunit, yielding MLGSPDLAPQAAASAATSPAVPFSAVPSATGLYDPANDSDACGVAFVADARGRRSRTIVAAGLTALHNLDHRGAAGAEPNSGDGAGILTQVPDGLLRDSVDFDLPPVGEYSVGIAFLPVDVDERAARVEDVARIAAEEGLTVLGWRDVPVDPDGADLGPTARAVMPHFAQVFVAETMGARADAAAFGGPRVVNGVTRLERRSFVLRKRAEREAREAGSSLYVVSLSSRTLTYKGMLTTDQLPAFFPDLRDERYESAIALVHSRFSTNTFPSWPLAHPFRFIAHNGEINTIKGNRNRMRAREAKLETELFDGPAGPASELGLERVFPVTASDFSDSATFDEVLELLHLSGRSLPHAVLMMIPEAWENHDEMDPARRAFYRFHASIMEPWDGPACVAFTDGTVIGAVLDRNGLRPGRWWRTKDDLVVLASEAGVLDIPAGDVVAKGRLQPGRMFLVDTTSGQIVSDEEVKGALAGEHPYDDWLHAGLVHLPQLPERRRARPSHESVVRRQMLFGYTEEDLRVLLTPMASSGAEPIGSMGTDTPIAALSDRSRQLYDYFGQLFAQVTNPPLDAIREELVTSLGRTFGPEQNLLSATPASCRQVFLPYPVLDNDELAKILHIDDDGDLPGFAAVRITGHFDVTGGGPALVQAVEELRTKVSKAIAAGARVIVLSDRDCDERRAPIPSLLMTAAVHHHLVRERTRMEVGLVVESGDCREVHHVALLLGYGAAAVNPYLAFESIEDLIRDGVLTGVEPAQAVRNVVKALGKGVLKVMSKMGISTVGSYTMAQIFEAVGLSQEVVDEYFTGTSCPLGGVGVDVLAEEVAMRHRRAYPENPTERAHRRLETGGEYQWRREGEVHLFNPETVFLLQHSTRSRQYEVFERYTQTVDQLSEDAATLRGLFTVRKGVRPPVPIEEVEPVSEIVKRFQTGAMSYGSISQEAHETLAIGMNRLGGRSNTGEGGEDPDRFVPDPNGDLRRSAIKQVASGRFGVTSEYLVNADDIQIKMAQGAKPGEGGQLPGGKVYPWVARTRHSTPGVGLISPPPHHDIYSIEDLKQLIHDLKNANDAARVNVKLVAEVGVGTVAAGVSKAHADVVLISGHDGGTGAAPLTSLKHAGSPWELGLAETQQTLLANGLRDRIVVQVDGQMKTGRDVVVAMLLGAEEYGFATAPLVVSGCIMMRVCHLDTCPVGVATQNPELRKRFTGRPEFVVTFFEFLAEQVRQYLAELGFRSVEEAVGHVELLDTRQAVDHWKARGLDLSRMLALPELPEGAPRRAVRTQDHGLDAALDQTLVQLCEGALLDARPVTLELPVRNVNRTVGTMLGSMVTRRFGGEGLPDGTIDLTFTGSAGQSFGAFVPRGITMRLLGDANDYVGKGLSGGRIVVRPAREASFAAEDNVIAGNVIGYGATGGEIFLRGRVGERFCVRNSGAVAVVEGVGDHALEYMTGGRAVILGRTGRNIAAGMSGGIGYVLDLARHRVNAEMVDVEPLDVESAQWLREVLVRYQAETESTVAAALLADWGRWSEQFSVIMPRDYRRALEARRAAEAAGTDVDRAVMEAARG
- a CDS encoding glutamate synthase subunit beta, whose protein sequence is MADSTGFLKYERAMPPRRPVDVRILDWKDVYLTRDSGEDAVYPVTALRQQAARCMDCGIPFCHHGCPLGNLIPEWNDLARRDDWRDAIERLHATNNFPEFTGKLCPAPCEGACVLNLQDSPVTIKQIEWEIIDQAFERGHVQPQTPAERTGKKVAVVGSGPAGLAAAQQLTRAGHDVTVYERSDRVGGLLRYGIPEFKMEKAVLDRRLDQMRAEGTRFVTGVEVGGSGEADLSTEQLRAEFDAVVLAAGATVGRDLPAPGREFAGIHLAMEFLPFGNRQALGELDDPPISAKGKDVVIIGGGDTGADCLGTSHRQGARSVTQLEIMPAPPDERSEGNPWPTYPMIMRISSAHEEGGERLYSVNTERFLGDDEGRVRALVIHEVERVDGRFQKIEGTERELPAQLVLLAMGFTGAQREGLVEALGLEVDARGNVARDAEFMASVPGVFVAGDVGRGQSLIVWAIAEGRAAAGAVDAFLTGSSMLPRPVTPTAVALR
- the trpA gene encoding tryptophan synthase subunit alpha, which gives rise to MSLLADRIAAARAEGRAALIAYLPVGYPDVDTSIEAMVAAIEGGADALEVGVPYSDPGMEGPVIQEAMDVAVRAGTGLRHVLPAVRAVAAAGGVPVVMSYWNPIERYGVDRFADDLSAAGGAGAITPDLIPDEAGAWLAATDRTGLDRVFLIAPSSTDARLAATVAASRGFVYAASTMGVTGTRATVSTAAGELVARTRPVAGDLPICVGLGVSNGDQAAEVAGFADGVIVGSAYVREMLDGRGAEGVRALSAELADGVRRAGVRG
- the lgt gene encoding prolipoprotein diacylglyceryl transferase, with amino-acid sequence MTLAAIPSPTRGVWELGPFPIRAYALCIIAGIVAACWIAERRWVARGGRPGEVLDIAVWAVPSGIVGGRLYHVVTTPQPYFGEGGDPLRAFAIWEGGLGIWGAIALGGVGAWIACRRRGIPLPAFGDAIAPGLLVAQAIGRLGNWFNNELYGSPTDLPWALRVHEWDGGRAALGADGQPVVAGLFHPTFLYELLWCLAAAAVVVWADRRFRLSHGRAFALYVALYCAGRFWIELLRIDPANTVLGVRLNVVTAAVVGLLAVAYLVWQRGRPREVIHPGDRTGDGADDDTAGTGGGTADEAPGSTDAPGARRSGDRSHDAPGQS